The Brassica napus cultivar Da-Ae chromosome C7, Da-Ae, whole genome shotgun sequence genome has a segment encoding these proteins:
- the LOC106412532 gene encoding uncharacterized protein LOC106412532 has translation MMDPSTPEYVSHLMKVFQDFQQFVVSSYIFSAVSSIINLLSVLVIVHASALTHKEENVKIKDFPALTLKSWKGPLVTSFYIVLFSLGYWFVFVIVLFPLLLLSTKLDYLAAKSGALFVLFSVFESYLAIVWYLSLVISILEETYGIQALGKAAKIVKGMKPKLFLLNLFFGLVSFGLVQIVRRVDLNSSFPVILTIGLVLVSSIAAVRMFQLVSYTITYFQCKGLQGKDIESLRDIEYMKLSSTTLIGALP, from the coding sequence ATGATGGATCCAAGCACCCCTGAATACGTATCCCATCTTATGAAAGTCTTTCAAGATTTTCAACAATTTGTGGTGTCTTCATACATATTTTCCGCAGTCTCCTCCATCATCAACCTTTTATCTGTTCTAGTCATCGTCCATGCTTCAGCTCTTACTCATAAAGAAGAGAATGTGAAGATCAAAGACTTCCCTGCTCTGACCCTTAAATCTTGGAAGGGACCTCTTGTGACCAGTTTCTACAttgttctcttcagtcttggCTATTGGTTTGTCTTCGTCATAGTTCTTTTCCCTCTTCTTTTGTTATCTACAAAACTCGATTACTTGGCAGCCAAGTCTGGGGCTTTGTTTGTTCTGTTCTCAGTGTTTGAGTCCTATTTAGCCATCGTTTGGTATCTATCCCTGGTCATATCGATCCTCGAGGAAACTTATGGGATCCAAGCTTTGGGGAAAGCTGCAAAGATCGTTAAAGGGATGAAACCGAAACTATTCCTCTTGAATCTTTTCTTCGGTTTAGTGTCCTTCGGTTTAGTTCAGATAGTGAGGCGGGTAGATTTGAACAGTTCATTTCCAGTTATCTTAACCATCGGTTTGGTTCTTGTGAGTTCTATCGCTGCAGTGAGGATGTTTCAGCTTGTGAGTTATACCATTACCTATTTCCAATGTAAGGGACTCCAAGGCAAAGACATTGAGTCGCTGAGGGATATTGAATATATGAAACTATCCTCCACTACGCTCATAGGAGCATTGCCTTGA
- the LOC106384610 gene encoding uncharacterized protein LOC106384610 — translation MQLEFRAKSVKGSQSFIVRHYVSKNTCKTSLRSVSHRQATAKLLGTMVSNHYEGGKIGLKPKQIMEKARKDHGVVISYSKAWRSQEHGQDIARGTPDDSYEALPSWFHMIKENNPGSVTFIEVDSVGKFKYAFLSLGPSIRGFKLMRKVLSVDGAHLKSKYKGTLLVATSQDGNFHLYPIAFAIVDSENDASWSWFMKCLKTIIPDEEDLVFVSDRATSIENALLYHYPFAHHGICVFHFEKNVQDNFKSSTFVLLVVEAAYAYTKDDFDCYFHEIEASDIVLADCLRKANFRKWSRAYSPANRFNIMTSNLAESINSLLKVSREYPIVYHFDTIRMIITRWFTEQREQGVRHMHPVTFDVGNKTKELYDFTSRFLEVSKINDSEFEVKGDTRDQVVNFQTRYCSCFVSDVEKFPCAHAIAAAKAGNKHENDYVDDFFSNERFKLVYSESIYPVGDKAYWDIPPPCSFVCLSPSIYTLS, via the exons ATGCAGTTGGAGTTTCGTGCAAAATCAGTTAAAGGATCTCAGAGTTTTATTGTTCGCCATTATGTATCTAAAAATACTTGTAAAACTTCTCTGAGAAGTGTTAGTCATCGGCAAGCTACTGCGAAACTGTTGGGAACTATGGTCAGCAATCATTATGAAGGAGGAAAGATTGGGCTGAAACCTAAACAGATCATGGAAAAAGCTAGAAAAGATCATGGTGTTGTGATTTCATATTCAAAGGCTTGGAGGTCTCAAGAGCACGGCCAAGATATAGCTAGGGGTACTCCTGATGACAGTTATGAAGCTTTGCCCAGCTGGTTTCAcatgataaaagaaaataatccAGGTTCTGTGACTTTTATCGAAGTTGATTCTGTTGGGAAATTCAAATACGCATTTTTGTCGCTTGGTCCATCTATCAGAGGGTTTAAGTTGATGAGGAAGGTACTTTCTGTTGATGGTGCCCATCTGAAATCAAAGTATAAAGGGACTCTACTTGTTGCCACATCACAAGATGGTAATTTTCACTTGTATCCTATAGCTTTTGCTATAGTTGATTCTGAGAATGATGCCTCATGGAGTTGGTTTATGAAATGTTTGAAAACCATCATTCCTGATGAAGAGGATTTGGTTTTTGTCTCTGATCGTGCAACCTCTATTGAAAACGCTCTTTTATATCATTATCCGTTTGCTCACCATGGAATCTGCGTCTTTCACTTTGAAAAGAATGTCCAGGACAATTTCAAGAGTTCAACATTTGTCCTTTTGGTTGTTGAAGCTGCTTATGCCTACACCAAGGATGATTTTGATTGCTATTTTCATGAGATTGAGGCGTCCGACATTGTATTAGCAGATTGTCTTCGTAAAGCAAACTTCAGGAAGTGGTCCCGAGCTTATTCTCCTGCTAATCGCTTCAACATCATGACGTCAAACTTGGCCGAATCTATAAATTCTTTGCTGAAAGTGAGTCGTGAGTATCCAATAGTCTATCATTTTGACACTATTAGGATGATAATTACTAGGTGGTTCACTGAACAACGTGAGCAAGGAGTTCGTCACATGCACCCTGTCACGTTCGATGTGGGGAACAAGACGAAGGAGCTATATGATTTTACGTCTCGCTTTCttgaagtttccaaaatcaATGATTCAGAGTTTGAGGTTAAGGGAGATACAAGAGATCAAGTGGTGAATTTTCAAACAAGGTATTGTTCATGCTTTGTGTCTGATGTTGAGAAGTTTCCTTGTGCTCATGCAATTGCTGCTGCAAAGGCTGGAAACAAGCATGAAAATGATTATGTCGATGACTTTTTCTCCAATGAAAG GTTTAAACTAGTATATTCAGAGAGTATATATCCTGTTGGCGATAAAGCATATTGGGATATTCCTCCCCCATGTAGCTTCGTTTGTCTGTCGCCCTCAATCTACACGCTTTCCTAG
- the LOC125590364 gene encoding ABC transporter F family member 4-like — MSNVSLEIPNCIATWLKKLTVNLEELLIFSKEDIETEKSKETEAATKTKGKKNGVRPSREVDHQEEDDTEVEHGAKESDTSKVNEEQPQEEEEQEVDVDDGDKESENSETNEDGEVNEDESKKHVKGTKKRGRVPKGMKKGVTTPREVQQQVEDDAEVDVGAKEIENPETNEDGEVNEDASKKPVKGTKKRGRGTKGTKKGVTPPREVQRQVEDDAEVDVGAKEIENPETNEDGEVNEDASKKPVKGTKKRGRGNKGMKKGATPPREVQQQVEDDAEVDVSAKEIENPETTEDGEVNEDASKKPVKGTKKRGRGTKGMKKGVTPPREVQQQVKDDAEVDVKESKNPKTNEDGEVNEDASKKHMKFTKKRERVTKEPNVDTSKPKRQKKQEDSAADAIGRVLEDLKKAD, encoded by the exons ATGTCAAATGTATCCTTGGAGATCCCGAATTGCATAGCGACTTGGTTGAAGAAGTTGACTGTGAATTTGGAAGAGTTGTTGATCTTCTCAAAAGAGGATATC GAAACTGAGAAGTCAAAAGAAACTGAAGCCGCCACAAAAACCAAG GGAAAGAAGAATGGTGTAAGACCTTCACGTGAAGTAGAccatcaagaagaagatgatacagAAGTCGAACACGGGGCTAAAGAAAGTGACACATCAAAAGTCAATGAA gaaCAGCCACAAGAGGAAGAGGAACAAGAAGTCGATGTGGACGACGGTGATAAAGAGAGTGAAAATTCAGAAACCAATGAA GATGGAGAAGTAAATGAGGATGAATCTAAAAAGCACGTGAAGGGTACAAAGAAACGTGGAAGAGTACCTAAG GGAATGAAGAAAGGTGTAACAACCCCACGTGAAGTACAACAACAAGTAGAGGATGATGCAGAAGTGGACGTCGGTGCTAAAGAAATTGAAAATCCAGAAACCAATGAA GATGGAGAAGTAAATGAGGATGCATCTAAAAAGCCTGTGAAGGGTACAAAGAAACGTGGAAGAGGAACTAAG GGAACGAAAAAAGGTGTAACACCCCCACGTGAAGTACAAAGACAAGTAGAGGATGATGCAGAAGTGGACGTCGGTGCTAAAGAAATTGAAAATCCAGAAACCAATGAA GATGGAGAAGTAAATGAGGATGCATCTAAAAAGCCCGTGAAGGGTACAAAAAAACGTGGAAGAGGAAATAAG GGAATGAAAAAAGGTGCAACACCCCCACGTGAAGTACAACAACAAGTAGAAGATGATGCAGAAGTGGACGTCAGTGCTAAAGAAATTGAAAATCCAGAAACCACTGAA GATGGAGAAGTAAATGAGGATGCATCTAAAAAGCCCGTGAAGGGTACAAAGAAACGTGGAAGAGGCACAAAG GGAATGAAGAAAGGTGTAACACCCCCACGTGAAGTACAACAACAAGTAAAAGATGATGCAGAAGTCGATGTTAAAGAAagtaaaaatccaaaaaccaatgaa GATGGAGAAGTGAATGAAGATGCATCTAAAAAGCACATGAAGTTTACAAAGAAACGTGAAAGAGTAACTAAG GAACCTAACGTTGACACCTCCAAaccaaaaagacaaaagaaacaagaagattCAGCTGCTGATGCGATAGGACGTGTATTGGAAGATCTGAAAAAAGCCGATTAG